tttcataattattatgaaaatgtCTCGAATTTCCCCGATAGGAACGATGACCGCCGCGATTATGGCTTGCATAATCATTTCCTGCAGAAACCAattgtatgcatatatgtacatcCAACGAACGAAAACATAATCTAAAATCCCGCGATTTGTATTCCTGCTTATATAACAAGCGTCTATTGGTTCTCACCATTAACGTGGTATCTTCTATCAAAGTCTTTATAGTCCTTTTTTACATAATCCCCTAATTTAGCCTCAGATCTCGCCACTTCGTCCACGACGTGTGCCTgcaattatatctatatgtaatcCATCGTATTTACACAGTCACGGTGGCGACGCACGGTTCCTTTTTACGCAGCGCTCTCACCTTGTCGTTGTCCCATTCTCTACGCCAATTACCCTCCGCAGTTCTCTGTCTGCTAATGCGATCCTCGTCAATACGATTTCTTTCAGCTCTCCAAGCTTCATAATCCGGCTGATGCTCATCCCTGTGTGACCCTCTATTCGTTCTATAATCCTTTTCAAGAAGTAGATCATTTCAAAAAACGAAAATGCGTCTAGGTTTACTTAAGAACACTTTGTTTTAAGCTTTACGTACTCTTTGCATCCCATCCTTCCCACCAGGCCTCCTCCTAAACATGCCCCGTGAATATTTTTGCCCTCTATTTGAAATATCCTTCGTGCTCTCTCCTCTTTCGCTTTCCTCTCTCTCGGCATCAGCAAGGAAGTTATACTTGGGATCAGGTGGAGGCCCCTGTCCCTAAGAAAAGGAAGCATCAATGAGAATTTTCAGTTTATTGAAAATCAAAGTTCAAACAGGCCTGAGCTTCCAAACGGGaaggattttattaaaagattgcCAAATCAAGATCCTATtccttttaatataatttctttgcgCACCTGAGCAAACATATGACCTTTTCGTCCTTCGCCACTCGCGGGCTGATATTGCTGAGAATGCTCGTGGTGTTCCTTGGCAGGTTTTGCCTTGTTACTCGTTCTAGGTAGATTAGAAAATTCTGGCGGCTCCTTCCTCTCCGGCCAATCTGTAGACGGCACCATTTGCACCAGCGCATTCAGTTTGGCTGCATTTTTCTTATCCTCCTCCACTTCCTGGACAATAAAGCTCGGATATTTTCTCACGTATAGGACAATTATCCGTCTAATCACGGAGATTCTTACCTCGTGCCTCCTTCTGATTTCCTCATTCTGTTGCCTTATCTTGTTAATTTTCTCCTCGAGCGCGTTCGCTGCCATCTGCAATTTGGAGAAAGCCCAGGTCACTAATAATCCGTTTCTgccaatgcagattaactttgatCTTGGCTTAACTTaccttttatctttctctaattctaagaactagaaaaagatgaaaagtaaGTCAAACCGTGATTAAAGTtaaatctacattggtagaaatggacacaAGGCGGCGAATTGGATTAGAAATACATAAACGTCGGACACCTATCCCTCTCCTGAGAGATATCGCGAGAAGGACATTTAAACGCGCGGTATAGATCAAATGCTCCAACGGGATGATCGAATCCGAAACGATGCGTGTCACGTCGCTCTGCGTGCCGCGAAAGGAATGTCACTTCCGAATTCCCCGTCCTCTAAATAACCCACCCACACCGATCGCGCAGACCCGTTTCGTTGACCCCGTTAAAGGGCCAACCGTGCGAGTTTGTCGCCCGGAAGAAAGCGCGATATTCCACGCTAATCCAATCGACGCAAAACGCAGAGTCCGAAACGCAAAAACCCAGGCGGTCTATTGTTTTTTCTTCTCCCCGTCCCCGTCGCGAACGAATCGGCGGCGGTGCGCAGAGATTCGCGGCACGTCAAACGACGAGAATAGCCGGAAATCTTGTCGCGAACTCCATTGATCTTAAATAAAACGCTTGTCGTTCGCGGTAAGTACGACAGCGTTTCGGTACACCGTCGGGATACCGTTGAGACGAATTTTCGCTGCTCCGAATTCTAACCGCGGAACGGCCGATCGGTGACACCGCACCGATTCCCGCGGTTGATTGATAATTGACGCAAAGGGAAACCCGCAAGGGGCAGATGAGCCTCGTCCAGGAGATGCGTCGCAACTTGCCGCAATTGCGATAATAACGTACGGCGATTGGATGTGTCGTGAGAATGTCGCTGGACCGAACGGTGAGACTGGAGCAGCGCTCAGAACTCAGAACACTTCGGAGTAAGTTCGGAGAGAAGTCAGACCATCACACCGCCACACTTCACGTCAGACGCAAGACGGACAGTCTCCGAcgttatttaatacaatttcgAGCGCGCCCTGGTAGAATTGAAGCGATACCGGCAGCTTACCCGGTAGATTTAAATGGATTTAAATGATTCTCTATGCCCCAAAACGAGTGGCACCATTATAATTGgctgatttaaaataagaaaatatctgATTGGCTGGTCCAGTGGAAAAACTCCAGGCACGAGGGGGCCCGGGGGCTGCTGTGAGTGACTGGGGTCAATCGCAACGTGGTCCGAATGAAACGCTCCCTCCTAACCTCTATCCTAACCTAACCTCTCTTTTCGCACGTCTTGACTCTTCtcgtttatttcttattttactaTACGCACTGTCGTTAATTTTCCGACTGTAAATCTTCTTTTTCACATATGTACTCTATATTCAATTCGATTCGACGTGATTCACTCGGTTTTATCGCCATGAGTGTTGCGACACCGATGTACGGTAATCGCGAAACTTGACACTTGCACTGCTCCGATCGCGTGGATTGACAAACGCCGTCGCTGGTTACAGAAAATCGTTGAATAATCTTGATTTTTCATGAATCGCTTTTGTCATGACGAGCGAGGATAACGTGTGGAGAGAACTAGCAAGAATCCCTGCCGATCCCCCCGACACGAGAGACAAGTGTCAACAATGCAGGCAAGTGTCAAGAGATCCTGAACGCCCTATTCTTCTTATCTAAATTCCTCGCACCgttcatctttcctctttttctttccactTTAGAGAGGAAAGGTGAACGGTGCGAGAAGTTCAGCTGAAAAGAACAGACCTATAAGATCTGTAcgagaatttttcaaatctaATCACACGTATGCTTTTGTAGGAGACCCGTACAAGTATGCTGGTGTCCGGGTTTGCCGAAGCAGCGTCTCAATCCAGCGTCGAGGATTATAATTTTGCAGCATCCGGCAGAGGCAAAGCGCTGTCTGCGCACCGTGCCGATGCTCGCATTGGCATTAGAATCGGGAAAGTGCCTAATTTTCAGGTGAACGAGGCGCAATTATTTCAGCTTGATCACCGTCCGTGGTCTAAATTGAATAAGATATTAACGAAGTCAATCCTGTTTCCCATTTCTTTAAAGGGGAAAAAAGTTTCCGTTGCCTAAGCACGAAGGCCTGGCGGAGATATTAAATGACAAGAATACTATTTTGTTGTATCCATCACCCGGTGCTGTTGCGTTGGATACGCTGGATCCAGTTGGGATCAATGAGCAAAAGGCATATAACTTGGTTCTGCTGGATGGAACGTGGCCGCAAGCGAAAGTAAATTGCTACTATACGGTGACATCCATAAATTTCTCGCgttaatagtatatataattactaatttagACTTTTAGAAGTAATACAATGTGCCAAAAGATAATTATCTTTGTGCcgaaagataatattatattgtaataagaCAATACGATAGATTACCagatttttcaatgtttattgTTATCATGTGCAGGCGATATATCACTCGAGCCCAGCTCTGTATTTTCTACGAGCTTGCAAGCTGATCGGTGTACCCACTAGTGAATACGTGATCAGGACGCAGCCGACGGAGGGATGTCTCTCGACGCTGGAGACAGGCGCGAGTGCGCTCTCGATTCTAGAAGGGGACCCCGAACTGAGAGAGAAGATGCTGGGTCCACTACATTATTTATGTAGGCAAGTACATaagttcccccccccccccaagtTATTAAAGCCATTATTTAGATAAAGTTCTTCgaataaactataattttgtgtaattgaagaagaaatgaaaaaaatatagtagtcaattaaaatcaatacatCTAAAAATTACATCATATATGCAAGAAGTGTGAAACTCTTCCTTCTTTTAGGTTTCAATTAGAAAATGGTGCGGTAACACACCAGAGCAAGGAGTTTCTTATCAAACAGAAAGCTTATCCAAAGTTAATTGGCAAAAGACTCGCTAAACAATTACGTATATTACCGGATAGTACCTCATAATATTAAGACGTACTGAAAGTATATcgagatatatatttgaaaattagataaatataaaataaatatctttcatGAACTTCATATAAAGAGCGTtgatatgaaaaagaaatactgCGTAAAGTTAGCACATGAaagtttcaataaatttctatttacaatttataaaataagccTAAGATACTCTATTTTAGCGGCtcgaaaaaattacttttaggatttttaaaaataacagcgGATCTTTGTgaagatttataatatatcttgtaaatattaatttccgtgTTTGGAAGAAAACGGTTTGATAATATGACGTGtcatttctcataaaattgtaaaaaatgtaagaaaaatactatttatccaatgaaatatatttggaatattaaacttaattttattaaaaaaataaagtaaaatgttataaacaaCCTATCCTTCTCGATACCCGGACTAGCTAGGAATTactattttctttcaataagtAGATCATTTGactaattttcaaaatatccaACATATTAACTTTGAAaatgttttgagaaaaacgtgatcaagttttataagtttttttatttttaagtaaaatttgtgCACTACCAGATACTTACAGCTAATCTACTATTTCAAAATCGTGCTTTCGGTTTCTTCAAATAATTCCAGTTTACTTGATCCCTTTTTGCTATT
This genomic stretch from Temnothorax longispinosus isolate EJ_2023e chromosome 9, Tlon_JGU_v1, whole genome shotgun sequence harbors:
- the Dtwd2 gene encoding tRNA-uridine aminocarboxypropyltransferase 2 isoform X1, which produces MTSEDNVWRELARIPADPPDTRDKCQQCRRPVQVCWCPGLPKQRLNPASRIIILQHPAEAKRCLRTVPMLALALESGKCLIFRGKKFPLPKHEGLAEILNDKNTILLYPSPGAVALDTLDPVGINEQKAYNLVLLDGTWPQAKAIYHSSPALYFLRACKLIGVPTSEYVIRTQPTEGCLSTLETGASALSILEGDPELREKMLGPLHYLCRFQLENGAVTHQSKEFLIKQKAYPKLIGKRLAKQLRILPDSTS
- the Dtwd2 gene encoding tRNA-uridine aminocarboxypropyltransferase 2 isoform X2, with translation MTSEDNVWRELARIPADPPDTRDKCQQCRRPVQVCWCPGLPKQRLNPASRIIILQHPAEAKRCLRTVPMLALALESGKCLIFRGKKFPLPKHEGLAEILNDKNTILLYPSPGAVALDTLDPVGINEQKAYNLVLLDGTWPQAKAIYHSSPALYFLRACKLIGVPTSEYVIRTQPTEGCLSTLETGASALSILEGDPELREKMLGPLHYLCFN